Part of the Marasmius oreades isolate 03SP1 chromosome 5, whole genome shotgun sequence genome is shown below.
AAGATGTATGCACTCAGCTGTTCCTCAGCGAGCTGAAGCGTGTTTTGCCTTCTCCTGAACAGGTCAGCTTTAATGGATTTTCTCGGTGTAACCTGTTGACCACCGGATTAGGTCGGAAAATTGAACGTTTACCGTAATGCTGACCCCAAGGAACTTGCGGAGCTTCACCCTGCGGATCGGTTGATGGTGAAGTTGATCCAAATCGACCGCTTGGGTCCTCGTATAGAAGGCATGCTCTACAAGTGCGCTTTTGAGGAAAGGTGGTCTCTGTTAGATGAGGTAAGGGAATTTCGTGTTCGGAACACAACATACCCTTACTGTCAATTCAGGGAGCATCAAAATTGGCAGACGCGGGTGAATCGTTACTGCACGCCAAAGCCTTCAAGGAGCTTCTCAGTGTGAGTTTCACTCTCAGACGCCGGATGATTCTTTTACAGTTGAAGATTACTTTTAAACTTTTCGATTAGCTCATTCTTCTTGTCGGAAATTACATGAACGGCACCGGTATCAAGGGTGGTGCGTTCGGTTTCCGGGTTAGCAGCGTGAACAAGGTAACGCCTTTTCCTCGGTCGCATATGTTGTCTAACGGTCCTCTAGTTGGTCGATACAAAGTCCGTGAACAATACGACTCTACTTCATTTCCTAGAGCGTACGGTGGCCAAACAATTCCCAGAGATGGAGGACTTCCTTGAGGAACTTGCCAAACCGGCTGAAGCTTACCGTGGTACGTGTCTCATTGGTTGAAAACCTTGGAATTTTTACAGATGCCCTTTCTCTCGCAATCTAGTTAATCTTCAGGACCTCCGTAAAGGCTTAGGAGATTTGAGAGAGGGACTGAAACAGATACATACTGAGCTTCGAGAACACTTTACCGAGATGAACCAGGACGAGATCTACGGGAAGCAAATGTGGGCGTTTTTCAAAAAAGCTGGTGTCCAGGTCGAGGATGTTACGGACGATATCAATGCTGCAGAAACAACGTTCAACGAAGTGCTCAGGTATTACGGTGAAGAGGACAAGAACATGTCGTCGTCAGAATTCTTTGCCATCTTCAAGACCTTCGTTACCTCGTATCGGGTGAGTAACACGACCCTGACCCCTTAATCAATGTCTGACTGTGTGTTTGATTCAGAAATGCAAGATGGACAACCGAACAGCTGCGGAAGAACGTGCTGCCCTGGAAAAACGCAGAGAAGTGGCGGAAGAACAGCGTGCCAACCGCGAAAAGGCTATGGAAGCCGCTGCGAATCACGAGGATAACGATGTTCTGGACAGTCTCCTTGAGAAACTTCGTAATGGCGATGCTGTACCTCGCAAGTCTCGGCGAGCAGCAAGGGCAACAACGAGCAATCGAACGCGAGCATCTGTTCCCCAAACACTCACGGTGGACCAGAATGCTACTGGAGAAATGGCAAACATCGCGCGGGACATGTTGGCTCAATTAGAGTGCAACTTCCCGGTGCCGTCAACGTCGCCGACGCCAACCTCATCTACGAGTACAAGACGACGACGGAGGCGGATAGACACGAGCGGATTAGAGGAGGGGATACTACTGTCAGCATCCATGCCTGATGATGCGGAGACGGATTCCAAGGAGAAACCAGATTCTCCGGGACTGCAATGATTACTCTGTTGGACTGATTAACCATATTGTATCTTTATATCGCATTGCTCACGCATCCTACACTTGATTTATCACTTGAACGTTGTTGCTGTCGTTGCCGCCAAGCACGCTGTGCTTGGCAAACTTTATATAAATAGGGAGGACAGCCTAGTTCCTCGATCTTCACTCTCACCTCCCACACTCTTTCAAAAACCACAACCATGTTCTCGCTCGCTCTCCTtactctccttcctctcgtAGCTGCTCAGAGTGCTCAGAACCTGCCCTTGGAGATTGCTGCCATCAAAGCTCACTTCAACCAGAGCGGTCTCGTTCCTTCCTTATTGCCCACATTCGAGCCAAGTGCGCTCATGACCATCAACTTCCCCGGTGAGTCTTATGTATTATCTCTCGAAGCTGTCAATGCTTATTACCCTTACAGAGGTCGGTGATCTCAAGCCAGGACAAAGCATCACACAAGCTCGTGCGTGAAAGAGCCAGATTGATTGACCTTTGCAACGTTCCTCACATTACACAGAGTCTGGCCCGACTCCTACAATTTCTTTCACCCCTGCCAACTCCTCTGTCAAGCTCGACGGCAACTTCACCATCTTCCTGGTCGATGCGGACATCCCAGGATCGACGGAGAAGAACGTGAACCGTCATTGGCTAGTCAATGGTGTCACTGTCCAaggtcctcttcctcctcctccgtctACCTTTAACTTTTCCTTATACATGCCTTAAAAGACAACAAATTGAGCAACTCGTCTGCTACCGCGATCACTTCATATGCTGGCCCTGGCCCAGCCGAGGGAAGCGGTCCTCACCGGTGAGTTTAACTCGTTCGCATAATACTCGAGTATACTTGGTTCTGACTCCAATCGTAGATATGTCGCCATCCTCTACCCACAGCCCGCCGAATTTGTTGCCCCCGCTGACTTCCGTGAGCCTCTGGGCGTCAACGCTATGGATCTGCAACAATATGTACTGGACTCTAAGCTCGGACCAGTCTTTGCTGTGCGTGTTGAACCTAATACCTTGTCTGGTCTTTTGAGTCTGACAACGTCCATTTCCAGGCCAATTATATGATTGTCGAGGTCGGAACCGCTACCGTTACCCCTAGTTCCACCGCGCCCGTTATCACCTCTACGCTCACTCCCGCTAATCCCACTGGTTCTGGCGGCTCTGGCTCTGGAAGCGGATCTGGAACCTCCAAAGGTTCCACCCCATCTAACGCAGCTTCCCAGCTTACCGTTGGCGGTTCTGCCTTTTTAGCTTTCCTCTCCTCCGTCCTTATCATCGCTTGAAAGAATCGTTAGGGAAAATAACTCGTTAACATGGTCATATCCGTTCTTTTGTCGTACTTAGGTTAATATTTAAACTTCTAATTCCTGCAGTTTACTGAACAAAAGATAAAAGCTGAGTGCTTATTCAAAAGGTGTTGAAAAGATCGCATACATAGATGGATATCGAGGTAAAAGTGAACAAAAATTAAACAACTACTGCGCGTATCTCTCGCGGGCCTGCAATCGTCACATTCAGTATACGAGCCTTCGACTAGTGCGTGCAAAAAATCTATCCGCAAGATAATCATAGATTTATCTTACTCACCGACTGTTGAGCCATCGCTAGGTACCCAGTATTGGCAACTTTCTCTATCTCTTTCCCCTTACTTGCACCTAATCCGACACCTTCCGCATACATTGCGGTTTTACTGAAGAGATTGTGATAAGAAAATCAGAGCCAACATATGACAAGTGTGACACATACATCGGTTCGGTGCGTCCATCACCTTCTTTGCCGAGGCCTGCTCCTTCCGTCCACCCCATCATCTTCAGCAGCTTGTTGCCAACGTTACTTGCATCTTGCCCAGGATTCACAGGCGGGGGTGGTGGCgagggtggtggaggaggtcCATCAGCGTGTCTTTTCTTACCAGCCTGGTATCCACCGTCAGGTTCTGCGATCGGGGCATCAGGCTGGTTGAAGAGAGTACGCCTTTCCGAAGCTCGATCCCGATACTTTGGTTGCTGTTCGGCATTGCTTGCAGAAGCTGCCTTGCGAGCAGCCAACTTTTGGCGAGCAACCTCTCGCGAGTTTGAATCCTTGTAATTCTTCTATTGGTCGGAACGAACAcgatagaaaaaaaaagggttGAAAAAGACAGGAGGTCAGCCCAGTCACAGAACATAGATCGAGACGCAGTAGTAGAGCGAGCCTTATGCAATTCCGATTCGTTGTTGTGACGTTTCAGCTGATCCATGGATTTAAATTGGCGACTGCACAGAAGACAACTCAATGCATCAACGTCTGAAAATTCGAACTCAGATTCCGTCGGGGGTGATTGCGACTTGCTGGTTGTGGGAACAGGTATTGGATTTTCTTTCGGAGTCGTCTACGATGCATTAGCATATCAGAATTGTGATGTTCGTGCATTGTTCAAAAACAAAAGCcaaggaggaaggagatcACCGAAGGAGACAGGGTAGAAGATAGCTCTTCTTGCACTTGATTCCATTTATTGATGTTGTTCACCGTCTGTCGTTTCACATCGTTAGAACACAAAAGGACGTTGATGGCGGTAAGAGGTAAGCCAAGCTAAGGCGTCACCTTCTTGCTCGCGATGAGCGGAGCAACATTCTTTGCCGCAGCCACTGTAAAGAGTATATTAGGGAAACATAGCTTTCCTCAGAAATTGATGCCTTACGTTTACTCTGATCTACGGAGTCCTCTTGCTCCTCTTCGTCGGGAACATCGTCCGCCGAGAAGCCAAGGGCGAGAGGTTTGATTGTAGTTCCTTCATTTCCACTGAATAACGTGAAAAATGATCGATATGTATTTACGGCACACCTGTGCTTTGCTTATTGAGGCCTTTGAAATTGAGTGTGACCGGTTTATTGGACACAGGAAGAGCCGACGGTGCGGCAGGTTCGACAGGTTTAACCGTAGCTTCAGCTGTGGGATAATCAGGCGTTGGAAACAGTCGCGACGCTAGTAAAAATTtcacctttctttttcttttctttcttctccttcgccGGTGCAGCAGGCTGAACAGGCTGAGCTACCTGGAATTCGAGTACCGCGACAGTGGAGCTCTCATCCCAATACCGGACCCAAGTGCCATCGACGCCACCTAATGCCAGCGAAGAGGTCAAACATGCTTCGTCGCGCAGCATTACTTCTGCGATCGGCTGGAACGAGTCTGGATTTGCGTAGGACACTGCTACCGGCCGATCTGATATTCTCAATCCTGACGGATGAATCTGAGGAGACATAGCATTCGCCAAGACGATTGTGGCTGACTGAAGACATTCTTCAGCGTAGTGTCATCGAGGAAACAGGACTTATTCGTACTTCGGTGTTGATGAACTCGACAAATGCAAAGCCAAAGCTCGCCATGGTTACTTTATCTTTGATGAGGATAATCCTTTTCATCCCCTTCGCCCCTTCTTTTCCTGGTCCTGCCGAGGCTCGCATCGTTTGATGGATGGCTTGAGGGCCGGATAATGGGTCAAGTCCTCTGAAGAGCAGCACAGGCGTTGACTGATTTCCGATATCACGAGTCCCGTCATTATGATTTCCTCGATTTGACCGTCCTTTTTCGTGGGGTGTAGCACTTTGCGAGTAATCGATCTTCACCCTTCGTCCGTTATGTGGTGCGCCAGTCTCGAGGGCCTTGTAATAAGCTGCTGTTGCACTGTGTCCATGTGAGGCGGGAGGAGGTACATTGATGAATGGGAAGAGGGGGTCCACAAACGCCCGTGCatgttctgaggaagagaatTGCGCGAATCCGAATCCTTTGGAAGTACCTTGATAAATCCAATGGCGAATAATGTCAATGAAAGTGCAAAACGGGATACGAATGGGCAACTGCCTGTTGATCTTTCTCGGATTATTGTAACCGTTTCGATGCTACAACCGTGGGAATTAAGATAGGCTTGAAGCTAGGTAAAGATTATTTAGATGGTGTATGATGTCAAGGATATCTGGAAATGCCTACATCTGCTTCAGTAAAGTCTGGATCGAGTCCGAGAAAAATGACATGGGGGCTCGGGTCCGACGGGCGTTTCTTGGGGCCCTTGTTACCTTGCCCGCCGTGCTGGTTGTTGTTTGAATGATTCATGTCCTCTTCATAAGCTTGTGAGTTATCATAGGCTTGATATCCCTACGGGTAGAGAATGAGTGATGGACATCCAGGTTGTAGTCAGTAGCACTATACCCCCGCATTGAACTTCCTACGTTTTCCTTCATTATGATGACTTTCGTCATCTCTTTGCCTGACATTTGGTTGCTGCCATGAAGGGCCTTGAGACCACGGATCCTTGCCCCTGTCCCACTCGCGATTATGGTTGTAGGACATAGGTGGAGTAGCTGGAGTAAATACTGTAGGAGTGCGTCTGAAGGGATGGTGgtgaagaggaaagaaggtGCAAATAATGAACCAAACAAGATTACCTTCACTTGATTCCATCATGGCCGGTGCTCATGGTACGGGCATTTCTTGTTATTGCAGATGTAGTCCTCTGGAGTACTAAACTATGGTGGTTTTTGTTACAGGTCCTTTACGGGTGCGTGTTACATCTCTCAAATTTCCAAGTCTCATCGGAACCGGTCGTTAGGAAGATCCCGCAATAGAGAAGTTCAATATTTGGGCAAGTTCTACGTTACCCAGTGGTCTCACATTCAATTTCTAATGCCAGTCCGATCTCAGAGAGAGCAGCATTACCTACGTTTCAAATGGAACCCGCAAAATGTTAGAATCGTACTATGGGGAGGCTTCATTGTGCCCGTGGCAGTCTTCGCCGTGGCTAGTGCAACAGACGTACGTTCATCACCTGTTTTCATGTGAAATCATACTGACTCTCCCTGCAGAAGAGATGGAAATGGTGGGGTACCCGCAAGTCCGAGAAGCTCACTGTTTAAAGACCGGATTTGTAATGCGCTTCGAAATAACACGATTTCAAACTCTTCTACAAAGTTCGATGGCTATTTTACATCCTGCACCTATGAAACTACTTAAGAGAGCATGGGCCGGCGCTCTCTGTGCATGATTTACCACTGCTATCTCAAGATGTTCCAACTCATCGTCACGGAATTCTTCCACTACTTCTCTCAACAGCGGAACACTCGGATTGTCAGAAGGCAATGATTCCATTTCCTTCAGCTGACTGAAAAACTCGAACCTTAAAACGATAGAACCATGTGTGAAGTGGGCCACTCACTCATTATAGTGTTCCCCAATTACAGTTTCAACCGCCTCTGTGCATGCCATAGCAGCCTCCTTGCCCATGAGGGCCGTAACAGCACCTAGTCCAAACCCAGCCACTCTCGCAATTGGCGTAAGGATGGTCGGACGTATATTGTGCTGTACTTGAAGCTTGTCCATGACCTCGATATGTTTCTTCTCTTGTTCCCACATTTCCTACCGAACGCGACTGTATGTAAGCATAATACAGACATGGGGAGATAGTCAGACAGAATGTTACCTTGATCAATGGTCCAGCTACAGGATCCCTTCCGAGGATGAAGTGCTGCCCATGATAAATAGCATTCGCCGCTATTTCACCTGCCTGGTCGATACGAAGAGCGCTATCGAGTTCATTACGTTGTTTGACTGTGATATTTGTAGGAGTGGTTGTGACTGCTGGACTGTTGGAGTTGGAAGGGTCGGTGTAAGCTCTTGAAGCTAAGAAACGACGAAAGTCGCGAGAGAAAGAGTGTGATATCCGTGAGGCAATTGGCCTGAGCATTGACGCGGACGCATGAAAAAAGCTGTCGTATAGCTTCGGCGCTAAGCCTTGATCACGTGATATTTCAACAGCGGTTGCCAACTTGGCCAATGCCTACGGCttatcctttctttctttcgtcAACGTGTCGTGCAACTGAAAACCTCCCCAGATTTTATTGTTTCAATTACACGATGTCTCTCACGTACGAACGTTCTTTCTCGAAATTCATCTTGTTCACGGCTTGACACAGTTTCACACCTTCCAATGCCATCGACATGTCCAAGGAGAAGGAGTGGGCCGCGAGTCTAGGTGATGATTCGTTAAGTTTGTCCAGCAGAGGGAGTCAAAACTGATATCTTCATGGAACAGGCATGCTCGATTGGGATGCGACGCGCATTGTCTTTACGAAGAGATCTTTGATTGAATTTCTCAGGTGCGCCTCCCACTGGTGCTCAGTCACTAGATAACAGCTTATGCGAAACACAGAATCACTGGGACCACTGTAGACCCCAACTTCTCAAACATATCTAAACTGCCCAGTATGTTATGGTCGCAAAGGATTGATACCATTCTCATCAAGTTGACAGAATTCGCTACATTCGGCAAGCTCTCTGAGGATGCTCAAACCTCCGTCGCGGCTGCTAATGTCTCTGGAAAGTTAACTACTACAATCAAACTATCTTTTTTGTAAGGTTGACTCCCGATATCACACTTCACAGAATCTACGAGTGGAAGCTCGGATGCGTTTAAGCCCACACGTCGTGTTCGTGACGTGCCCGGAGGAAAGCACACGGACATCTTTGGtgaacatttccagaacgaAGCTGACGCTTTAGCGAACGCCCCTCCGAAAGACGTAAGTCTCTAGCATCCCTCATTGGTTCGATATTAGATCTTGAACAAAATCAAGGAATCTGAATTTCCTGCTTCACCACCGATACCACAAAGTGTCACGACTACAACCGAAAATGAGGAAGAATCGGGATTCAATTTCTCTTCACAGTCAGTCCCCAGCAGACGCGTGAGGACCAATCCTGGAGGCAATAGCACAATGGGAAACCTTTGGGATCCAGTTCAGGAAGAATTCAAGCCAACCCGAAGGTGAAGTCTAGCTTTGTTCCATCATTGATTACTTCTTCTTTTACTTCTTCTCGTTCGTAGGGTTCGTCAGGGACCAGGTGGGACTGATCAAGTGGGAAGTGTGAGTCATGTTGAATCTGAACTCGATTAAGCTGAACACATAAATCCAGCTTTTCTAACTTTATCAGACAGCACCAAAGGGTTGCACAATGAAGTTTCAGAAAGGATCAAATACTGTAATTTTTCAAAAACGTAAATGTAGGGAATCACTTTACATGAATGGTGATACAGAAATATATCGAGACTGTCATTAGATTCGTGATGTATGATGTTGTCCATTACCAAATCCTGCTTCTGCTCGCCCCAACGCGCCACCCAAACCTGCGCCCCCACCTCCACTTCCCAGAACAGTAGCATCACCAGGTGCACCAACAAATGCTTCTTGACCCCCTCCCCATCCACCCTCTCGCGTGAATGGCAGATTGGCAGAATTGAATTCCTGCGATGGTTGATATGTGTAGAAAGGGTATTGCGCGGCTTGAGATGTAGCGGGAGGGAAATAGGGTGTGCGATGGAAAAGGGATGTGGTTCGGGGTAACAAGATATGGTTAAACCTGAAGTCGAATATGGCAGCAAATGTCTGTCGGAAGGCCACAAGAGCGGTGCAGATACCTATGATAGCACCTGCAACGACGTCGTACCAATTATGAACTGCATACAAAAAGTGAAGATGAGCAGTGGTTAGTCTGAGTTTAAAGTACGGCGACGCACATTCATCGATCGTCAGGGCACCGGAAATCAAGGTCGCACCCAACAGCGGGCAGAATGTGAGGATCATCTTCCAGTATGCTGGGTTATGAGCACTCATGACCTTCAGCTGTGCGTTGAAATAGAGCGCCAAAAAGAATAGACCTGCCCAGGCGGCAGTGGAGTGTCCAGAGGGCATAGACTCGAGGGAGTCGTCAATCTGATTTTTGTCGCCGGTGCATATCGATCTGTCATACATTATAGACTGAAAGCCATTGCCTGCAAAGGCCACAACGTCAACAAACTCCCGATCTCGCAATCAATAATTGAAACTCGCCTGAAGGGGCACTCGACGGATCGAGTCGTGGTTGACACACGGCGTAAAAGTGAGGTCGTAGGCCGCCAATGAGCCATTTGATCCAGACCTGGAAGACGGCAGCGGTAATAAGGCTCTTGAGAAGGCCCATGGTAGTGGTCAATAGATCGTCGATGCTACGTCTGCGAGCTTGGAAAAGACATATGAAGAAGAAGGGCGCGAAGAAAGCAATCAATGCAGCAGCGAATATGGGCACGATTTCCTAAAAAAAAGTAAGGA
Proteins encoded:
- a CDS encoding uncharacterized protein (MEROPS:MER0018285), whose translation is MFSLALLTLLPLVAAQSAQNLPLEIAAIKAHFNQSGLVPSLLPTFEPSALMTINFPEVGDLKPGQSITQAQSGPTPTISFTPANSSVKLDGNFTIFLVDADIPGSTEKNVNRHWLVNGVTVQDNKLSNSSATAITSYAGPGPAEGSGPHRYVAILYPQPAEFVAPADFREPLGVNAMDLQQYVLDSKLGPVFAANYMIVEVGTATVTPSSTAPVITSTLTPANPTGSGGSGSGSGSGTSKGSTPSNAASQLTVGGSAFLAFLSSVLIIA